The following are from one region of the Lynx canadensis isolate LIC74 chromosome D4, mLynCan4.pri.v2, whole genome shotgun sequence genome:
- the TMEM203 gene encoding transmembrane protein 203, whose product MLFSLRELVQWLGFATFEIFVHLLALLVFSVLLALRVDGLAPGLSWWNVFVPFFAADGLSTYFTTIVSVRLFQDGEKRLAVLRLFWVLTVLSLKFVFEMLLCQKLVEQTRELWFGLITSPVFILLQLLMIRACRVN is encoded by the coding sequence ATGCTCTTCTCGCTCCGGGAGCTGGTGCAGTGGCTGGGCTTCGCCACCTTCGAGATCTTCGTGCACCTGCTGGCCCTGTTGGTGTTCTCCGTGCTGCTGGCACTGCGTGTGGACGGCCTGGCCCCCGGCCTCTCCTGGTGGAACGTGTTCGTGCCCTTTTTCGCCGCTGATGGGCTCAGCACCTACTTCACCACCATCGTGTCCGTGCGCCTCTTCCAGGACGGAGAGAAGAGGTTGGCAGTGCTCCGCCTCTTCTGGGTCCTCACGGTTCTTAGCCTCAAGTTTGTCTTCGAGATGTTGCTGTGCCAGAAGCTGGTGGAGCAGACTCGGGAGCTCTGGTTCGGCTTGATCACGTCTCCGGTCTTCATTCTCCTGCAGCTGCTCATGATCCGCGCCTGTCGGGTCAACTAG